A window from Pseudomonas kribbensis encodes these proteins:
- the bamC gene encoding outer membrane protein assembly factor BamC: protein MKRMAGLSALALIISSTSGCGWIWGPEGYFRDRGSDYLEAKQTAPMQLPEGVSTSKRLDPLLPIPRNVADDTATGEYVVPRPQPLSAIADASDYSLQKSGDSRWVMGQHPPAEVWPVAVQFFQDNGFRLDEQRPQTGEFTTTWQHSDELSAAMAKRLSAAGVGADSETRVRVRIEPGVQRNTSEIYVVSAERPAGSTANVDFTNRSVNTGLDAALVDDMLASMSRTSEKGGSVSMLASRDFDTPSRVALSEDGSGNPVLNVGSDLDRAWSSVGRALEQGQWRVEDINRSLGLYYINLAEKAEKKDEKPGFFSSLFGSAPTKEEVEARAERYQVRLSKVGDNVQVTVEKNINTVAPADVARKVLSVIQDNLG from the coding sequence ATGAAGCGAATGGCCGGACTTTCCGCACTTGCCTTGATTATCTCCAGCACCAGTGGCTGCGGATGGATCTGGGGCCCGGAAGGTTATTTCCGTGACCGTGGTAGCGACTACCTGGAAGCGAAACAGACTGCACCGATGCAACTGCCAGAAGGTGTCAGCACCTCCAAGCGCCTGGATCCGCTGCTGCCGATCCCGCGTAACGTAGCCGACGACACCGCCACCGGCGAATACGTGGTTCCGCGTCCTCAGCCACTGTCGGCGATCGCTGACGCCAGCGACTACTCGCTGCAGAAGAGCGGTGATTCGCGTTGGGTCATGGGTCAGCATCCACCGGCCGAAGTCTGGCCAGTGGCTGTGCAGTTCTTCCAGGACAACGGTTTCCGTCTGGATGAACAGCGTCCGCAAACCGGCGAATTCACCACCACCTGGCAGCATTCCGACGAACTGTCCGCCGCCATGGCCAAGCGCCTGAGCGCCGCCGGTGTCGGTGCCGACAGCGAGACCCGCGTGCGGGTGCGCATCGAGCCGGGCGTGCAGCGCAATACCAGTGAAATCTACGTGGTCAGCGCCGAGCGTCCTGCCGGCAGCACCGCCAATGTCGATTTCACCAACCGTTCGGTCAACACCGGCCTGGACGCTGCCCTGGTCGACGACATGCTCGCGAGCATGAGCCGTACTTCCGAGAAGGGTGGTTCGGTGTCGATGCTGGCATCGCGTGATTTCGATACCCCGAGCCGTGTCGCCCTCAGCGAAGACGGCAGCGGCAACCCGGTATTGAACGTCGGTTCCGATCTGGATCGTGCCTGGTCGAGCGTCGGTCGTGCGCTGGAGCAAGGTCAATGGCGCGTTGAAGACATCAACCGCAGCCTGGGCCTGTACTACATCAACCTGGCCGAAAAGGCCGAGAAGAAAGACGAGAAGCCTGGTTTCTTCAGCAGCCTGTTCGGCAGCGCGCCGACCAAGGAAGAAGTTGAAGCCCGTGCCGAGCGTTATCAGGTTCGCCTGAGCAAGGTTGGCGACAACGTTCAGGTCACCGTCGAGAAAAACATCAACACCGTCGCGCCGGCCGATGTGGCCCGCAAAGTGTTGAGCGTGATTCAGGACAACCTGGGCTGA
- a CDS encoding MBL fold metallo-hydrolase, whose protein sequence is MRFAVLGSGSQGNGTLIASADTYVLVDCGFSLRETEKRLLRLGVNPAQLSAILVTHEHADHVHGVGLLSRRYNLPVYLSRGTLRGMRKPIEPAGFVAGGEQLQIGALDIRVIAVAHDAQEPTQYVFSDQEQRRFGLLTDLGSYCERVLDGYRDLDALMIESNHCRDMLARGHYPYFLKQRVGGELGHLNNHQAAFLVAELGWQGLQHLVLAHLSSKNNLPQLARQCFVDTLGCDPDWLQLADQDSGLDWRHIA, encoded by the coding sequence ATGCGTTTTGCCGTTCTCGGCAGCGGTAGCCAAGGGAACGGCACGCTGATCGCCAGTGCTGATACGTATGTGCTGGTGGATTGTGGTTTTTCCCTGCGGGAAACCGAAAAACGCCTGTTGCGCCTGGGTGTGAACCCGGCGCAACTGAGCGCGATACTCGTGACCCACGAACATGCCGACCACGTGCATGGCGTGGGTTTGCTGTCTCGGCGCTACAATCTGCCGGTCTACCTCAGTCGCGGCACACTGCGCGGGATGCGCAAACCGATTGAACCCGCAGGCTTCGTGGCCGGCGGCGAGCAACTGCAGATCGGTGCTCTGGACATCCGGGTCATTGCCGTGGCCCACGATGCACAGGAACCGACCCAGTACGTCTTCAGTGATCAGGAACAGCGGCGCTTCGGCCTGCTGACCGATCTGGGTTCATACTGCGAGCGGGTGCTGGACGGTTATCGGGACCTCGATGCGTTGATGATCGAGTCCAATCATTGCCGAGACATGCTGGCCCGTGGTCATTACCCGTACTTTCTCAAGCAGCGGGTTGGCGGCGAGCTGGGACATTTGAATAACCATCAGGCGGCATTCCTGGTGGCCGAGTTGGGCTGGCAAGGCCTGCAACACCTGGTCCTGGCCCATCTGAGCAGCAAGAACAACCTGCCGCAGCTGGCCCGGCAATGTTTTGTCGACACCCTCGGGTGCGACCCGGACTGGCTGCAACTGGCCGATCAAGATTCAGGGCTCGACTGGCGCCATATCGCCTAG
- the purC gene encoding phosphoribosylaminoimidazolesuccinocarboxamide synthase: protein MEKREELYRGKAKSVYKTDDADRLILLFRNDTSAFDGKRIEQLDRKGMVNNKFNAFIMQKLEAAGIPTQFDKLLADNEVLVKKLDMIPVECVVRNYAAGSLVKRLGVEEGMKLNPYTFELFLKDDAKGDPFINESHVVAFGWGTAEQLARMKELSLKVNEVLSKLFDDAGLLLVDFKLEFGVFSDGSIVLGDEFSPDGCRLWDKDTKKKMDKDRFRQGLGDVIEAYEEVANRLGVPL from the coding sequence ATGGAAAAACGTGAAGAACTCTACCGCGGCAAAGCCAAATCGGTTTACAAGACCGACGACGCTGACCGCTTGATCCTGCTGTTTCGCAACGACACCTCGGCGTTCGACGGCAAGCGCATCGAGCAGCTCGACCGCAAAGGCATGGTGAACAACAAGTTCAACGCCTTCATCATGCAGAAACTCGAAGCGGCCGGCATTCCGACCCAGTTCGACAAACTGCTGGCCGACAACGAAGTGCTGGTGAAAAAACTCGACATGATCCCGGTCGAGTGCGTCGTGCGTAACTACGCCGCCGGTAGCCTGGTCAAGCGTCTGGGCGTCGAAGAGGGCATGAAGCTCAACCCGTACACCTTCGAACTGTTCCTGAAGGACGACGCCAAGGGCGACCCGTTCATCAACGAATCCCACGTCGTGGCATTCGGCTGGGGCACCGCCGAGCAACTGGCGCGCATGAAAGAACTGTCGCTCAAGGTCAACGAAGTCCTGAGCAAACTGTTCGACGACGCAGGCCTGCTGCTGGTGGACTTCAAGCTTGAGTTCGGTGTGTTCAGCGACGGCTCCATCGTCCTGGGCGACGAGTTCAGCCCGGACGGCTGCCGTCTGTGGGACAAGGACACCAAGAAGAAGATGGACAAGGACCGCTTCCGTCAGGGCCTCGGTGACGTCATCGAAGCCTACGAAGAAGTCGCCAACCGTCTGGGCGTACCGCTTTAA
- the ppk2 gene encoding polyphosphate kinase 2 encodes MAKGKKKDSPRDTPADRPKLSSKDYLAELRRLHVELVKLQEWVRAEGIKVCVIFEGRDGAGKGGTIKAITDRVSPRVFRVVALPAPSEREKSQMYMQRYLPYLPAAGEVVIFDRSWYNRAGVERVMGFCTEDQAEKFLRTVPLVEHAIVDSGVILLKYWLNVSQEEQTRRLEERIKDGRKIWKLSPMDLKSYSRWYDYSRARDDMIKATDTEYAPWLVADSNDKRRARLNIISDLLSRIPYKSVSREKVELPKRQKPGGYKESDYPFRHIPETF; translated from the coding sequence ATGGCAAAGGGAAAGAAGAAAGACTCGCCCAGAGACACCCCCGCAGATCGCCCGAAGCTGTCGAGCAAAGACTATCTGGCGGAGTTGCGTCGACTGCACGTTGAGCTCGTCAAGCTGCAGGAATGGGTGAGAGCCGAGGGCATCAAGGTCTGTGTGATTTTCGAGGGGCGTGACGGGGCGGGGAAGGGTGGGACGATCAAGGCGATCACTGATCGGGTCAGCCCGCGGGTATTCCGGGTGGTGGCGTTGCCGGCGCCGAGCGAGCGTGAGAAGAGCCAGATGTACATGCAGCGTTACCTGCCTTATCTACCGGCGGCGGGCGAGGTGGTGATTTTCGACCGCAGTTGGTACAACCGCGCCGGTGTCGAGCGGGTGATGGGGTTCTGTACCGAGGATCAGGCCGAAAAATTTCTCAGGACGGTTCCTCTGGTGGAGCATGCCATCGTCGATTCCGGTGTGATTTTGCTCAAATACTGGTTGAACGTCAGTCAGGAAGAACAGACGCGCCGGCTGGAAGAGCGTATCAAGGACGGTCGAAAAATCTGGAAGCTCTCGCCCATGGATCTCAAGTCGTACAGCCGCTGGTATGACTACTCGCGGGCGCGTGATGACATGATCAAGGCAACCGATACCGAATATGCGCCATGGCTGGTGGCCGATTCGAACGACAAGCGGCGAGCGCGCCTGAATATCATCTCCGATCTTCTCAGCCGCATTCCGTACAAGAGTGTTTCGCGCGAGAAGGTTGAGTTACCCAAGCGGCAGAAGCCCGGGGGCTACAAGGAATCGGATTATCCCTTCCGGCACATCCCCGAGACATTCTGA
- a CDS encoding YegP family protein codes for MYFEIYRQSKGTPSTGKGQWRWRLRAGNHETVASGESYVNKADCLHVIELIKGVQGDTPVKEI; via the coding sequence ATGTATTTCGAGATTTACAGGCAATCCAAGGGCACCCCGAGCACCGGCAAGGGCCAATGGCGCTGGCGTCTGCGGGCGGGAAACCATGAGACGGTTGCCAGTGGCGAGTCGTATGTGAACAAGGCGGATTGTCTGCATGTGATCGAGCTGATCAAGGGCGTGCAGGGGGATACGCCGGTCAAGGAGATTTGA
- a CDS encoding glycosyltransferase family 2 protein yields MTHSHGTQHAGPVTLSLVVPVFNEEDSLDGFLLRIRQVFEREAQISLELVFVNDGSTDSTLERLLHCQQSNSTIRIVDLSRNFGKEAALSAGLQIATGQIVVPIDVDLQDPPEVILQMIERWREGYEVVLGHRISRRNDSWAKQTSASWFYRLHNKIAEQTLPENVGDFRLMDRCVVDALLTLPESRRFMKGLFAWVGFRTTQVEYERPERAAGQSKFNGWRLWNFALEGITSFSTEPLRIWTYLGALVSLVSFAFAMFIVVRTLIHGVDMPGYASLMVAVTFLGGLQLIGIGVLGEYLGRTYIEAKRRPVFLVRRIYESKD; encoded by the coding sequence TTGACCCATTCGCATGGAACGCAACATGCGGGCCCGGTGACGTTGTCGCTGGTGGTTCCCGTATTCAATGAAGAGGACAGCCTCGACGGCTTTCTCCTGCGCATTCGTCAGGTGTTCGAGCGTGAGGCACAGATCAGCCTTGAGTTGGTGTTCGTCAACGACGGCAGTACTGATTCGACGCTGGAGCGCCTGCTGCACTGTCAGCAGAGCAACTCGACGATCCGCATCGTCGATCTGAGCCGCAATTTCGGCAAGGAGGCTGCGCTTTCCGCCGGTTTGCAGATTGCCACCGGGCAGATCGTGGTGCCGATCGATGTCGATTTGCAGGACCCGCCCGAGGTCATTCTGCAGATGATCGAACGTTGGCGCGAAGGTTATGAAGTGGTGCTTGGTCACCGCATCAGCCGCCGCAATGACTCCTGGGCCAAACAGACGTCCGCCAGTTGGTTCTATCGTCTGCACAACAAGATTGCCGAACAGACATTGCCGGAAAACGTCGGCGATTTTCGGCTGATGGACCGTTGCGTGGTCGACGCGCTGCTGACGCTGCCGGAGTCGCGGCGATTCATGAAAGGTCTGTTTGCCTGGGTCGGTTTTCGCACCACCCAGGTCGAATACGAGCGCCCGGAACGGGCGGCCGGGCAGAGCAAGTTCAATGGCTGGCGGCTGTGGAATTTCGCGCTCGAAGGCATCACCAGTTTCAGCACCGAGCCGTTGCGGATCTGGACGTACCTGGGCGCGCTGGTGTCTCTGGTGTCGTTTGCCTTTGCCATGTTCATCGTGGTGCGCACGCTGATCCACGGCGTCGACATGCCCGGTTACGCCTCGCTGATGGTCGCGGTGACCTTCCTCGGCGGATTGCAACTGATCGGCATCGGCGTGCTTGGCGAGTATCTCGGCCGCACTTATATCGAAGCGAAGCGCCGGCCGGTTTTCCTGGTGCGCCGCATTTACGAATCCAAGGACTGA